From Acidimicrobiales bacterium, one genomic window encodes:
- a CDS encoding type II CAAX endopeptidase family protein, with protein MAPLPPPPPPPPRLPPPAPPGPSGSIHRATYDHEVSRWGIGDALLSMALFFTVSIAIGFVAYFAIDGTVITGFWLPAVVAVPPLIQLGHVTWIARARGAGLSRDLGLQVKFGDVAVGAALCVAGLILAGITASLIFELFDQEPTASAAELVEDSEGGNGLTIWIYVFAFLAATLIPLVEELVYRGLWWSALEKRGMHPVVILVLTSGIFALVHLEPVRTPVLFMLGLAIGLGRLVTGRIGASIAAHMYVNAIGMIFLLIDLS; from the coding sequence ATGGCTCCCCTGCCGCCGCCACCGCCGCCCCCACCGCGACTGCCACCGCCGGCCCCGCCGGGGCCCTCCGGGTCGATCCACCGAGCGACCTACGACCACGAGGTGTCGCGCTGGGGCATCGGCGACGCCCTGCTGTCCATGGCGCTGTTCTTCACCGTCTCCATCGCCATCGGATTCGTCGCCTATTTCGCGATCGACGGCACGGTCATCACCGGGTTCTGGCTGCCGGCGGTCGTCGCCGTCCCGCCCCTGATCCAGCTCGGACATGTCACCTGGATCGCGCGGGCACGAGGGGCCGGGCTGTCGCGCGACCTCGGACTGCAGGTGAAATTCGGCGACGTCGCCGTCGGCGCGGCACTCTGCGTCGCTGGACTCATCCTCGCGGGCATCACCGCCAGCCTCATCTTCGAACTCTTCGACCAGGAGCCGACGGCGTCCGCAGCCGAACTCGTGGAGGACAGCGAAGGCGGCAACGGCCTCACGATCTGGATCTACGTCTTCGCCTTCCTCGCAGCGACGCTCATCCCCCTGGTGGAGGAGCTCGTCTACCGCGGCCTGTGGTGGAGCGCCCTCGAGAAGCGGGGAATGCACCCGGTGGTCATCCTCGTGTTGACCAGCGGCATCTTCGCGCTCGTGCATCTCGAGCCGGTCCGGACACCTGTCCTCTTCATGCTCGGCCTCGCCATCGGACTCGGCCGGCTCGTCACCGGACGGATCGGGGCCTCGATCGCCGCCCACATGTACGTCAACGCGATCGGGATGATCTTCCTGCTCATCGACCTTTCCTGA